From a region of the Deinococcus terrestris genome:
- a CDS encoding NUDIX hydrolase — MSHPQPRQCAAVLLTNGRGEALLVRQAYGGQFWGLPGGVVDPGETPLGAAMRETQEEVGMEVALEGVVGLYLLQGGGWPDIQAYVFAGRIVSGEPTLAAPQELSTLAWCALDEWPSPLLPDAQAALEDLRAGRVGAVRTVQRHISLHSVPL, encoded by the coding sequence ATGAGCCACCCTCAGCCGCGACAGTGCGCCGCCGTCCTCCTCACCAACGGGCGGGGCGAGGCGCTGCTGGTCCGGCAGGCCTACGGGGGCCAGTTCTGGGGCCTGCCCGGTGGCGTCGTGGACCCTGGCGAGACACCTCTGGGGGCCGCCATGCGGGAGACGCAGGAGGAGGTGGGGATGGAGGTCGCGCTCGAGGGGGTCGTGGGCCTCTACCTGCTTCAGGGCGGGGGCTGGCCGGACATTCAGGCGTATGTGTTCGCGGGGCGGATCGTCTCCGGTGAACCCACCCTGGCCGCTCCACAGGAACTCAGCACCCTGGCGTGGTGTGCGCTGGACGAATGGCCCTCTCCCCTGCTGCCCGACGCGCAAGCCGCGCTGGAAGACCTCCGGGCGGGCCGCGTGGGGGCCGTGAGGACTGTCCAGCGCCACATCTCCCTCCACTCGGTCCCGCTCTAG
- the rplT gene encoding 50S ribosomal protein L20 has product MPRAKTGTIRRRRHKKVLKRAKGFWGSRSKQYRNAFQTLLNAATYEYRDRRNKKRDFRRLWIQRINAGARLHGMNYSTFINGLKRAGVDLNRKSLADIAAREPEAFRALVDAAKGARSQ; this is encoded by the coding sequence ATGCCACGCGCCAAGACCGGAACGATTCGCCGCCGCCGCCACAAGAAGGTGCTCAAGCGGGCCAAGGGCTTCTGGGGCAGCCGCTCCAAGCAGTACCGCAACGCCTTCCAGACGCTGCTCAACGCCGCGACCTACGAGTACCGCGACCGCCGCAACAAGAAGCGTGACTTCCGCCGCCTGTGGATTCAGCGCATCAACGCGGGCGCCCGCCTGCACGGCATGAACTACTCCACCTTCATCAACGGCCTGAAGCGGGCCGGGGTGGACCTCAACCGCAAGAGCCTCGCGGACATCGCCGCCCGCGAACCCGAAGCCTTCCGCGCCCTCGTGGACGCGGCCAAGGGTGCCCGCAGCCAGTAA
- a CDS encoding alpha-amylase family protein yields MPAPGFPTLPLAAFTDERDADTFSLRLERYGDDLLASLRAVYGDDLGDLPARLLEVLTRGFRDRPTDLRRLDEARLLRPDWLQGPEMVGYVAYADRFAGTLAGVGERLDYLEGLGVRYFHLMPLLRPREGENDGGYAVADYRAVRPDLGTMDDLAELARGLRGRGISLVLDLVLNHVAREHDWAERARVGEEKYRAYFHIHPDRTLPDLYERTLPEVFPDFAPGNFTWDDGAGGWVWTTFNAYQWDLNWGNPDVWLEFVDLILFLANQGVEVFRLDAIAFLWKRLGTACQNEPEVHHLTRALRAAARIVAPAVAFKAEAIVAPAELMGYLGRGVHHGRVSDMAYHNSLMVQLWSSLASRDTRLFAEALRAFPPKPTNTTWGVYVRCHDDIGWAISDEDAGRAGLGGAAHRHFLSDFYSGEFPGSFARGLVFQHNPQTGDRRISGSAASLAGLEAALEAGDAGRVDDAVRRLLLLHAVILGFGGVPLLYMGDELALLNDHGYADVPDHAADNRWVHRPRMDWELAERVPSEPDTPAGRVNAGLRHLIATRQSLPHLHASVESGPMPSPDHRMLLLRRDHPLGVMVQAYNFSEAEVVLPAWALREVLGAEAVDALTGSRLHLDRPTLRLEGYRALWLMAT; encoded by the coding sequence GTGCCTGCCCCCGGTTTCCCCACTCTGCCCCTCGCCGCCTTCACCGACGAGCGCGACGCCGACACGTTCTCGCTGCGGCTGGAGCGGTATGGGGACGATCTGCTGGCGAGCCTGCGGGCGGTGTATGGGGACGACCTGGGCGATCTCCCGGCGCGGCTGCTGGAGGTGCTCACACGCGGCTTCCGGGACCGCCCTACCGACCTGCGGCGATTGGACGAGGCCCGGCTGCTGCGCCCCGACTGGCTGCAAGGGCCGGAGATGGTGGGCTACGTCGCCTACGCGGACCGCTTCGCTGGAACGCTGGCGGGGGTGGGCGAACGGCTGGACTATCTGGAGGGCCTGGGCGTCCGCTACTTCCACCTGATGCCGCTGCTAAGGCCCCGTGAGGGCGAGAACGACGGCGGCTACGCGGTGGCCGACTACCGGGCGGTGCGGCCCGACCTGGGGACGATGGACGACCTCGCCGAGCTGGCGCGGGGGCTGCGGGGCCGGGGCATCAGCCTCGTGCTGGACCTCGTGCTCAACCACGTCGCCCGCGAGCATGACTGGGCGGAGCGGGCGCGGGTGGGCGAGGAGAAGTACCGCGCCTATTTCCACATCCACCCCGACCGCACCCTGCCCGACCTCTACGAGCGCACGCTGCCGGAGGTCTTTCCCGACTTCGCGCCCGGCAACTTCACCTGGGACGACGGGGCGGGGGGGTGGGTCTGGACCACCTTCAACGCCTACCAGTGGGACCTGAACTGGGGCAATCCGGACGTGTGGCTGGAGTTCGTGGACCTGATCCTGTTCCTGGCGAATCAGGGGGTGGAGGTCTTCCGACTGGACGCCATCGCCTTCCTGTGGAAGCGGCTGGGCACGGCCTGTCAGAACGAGCCGGAGGTCCACCACCTGACGCGGGCGCTGCGGGCGGCGGCCCGGATCGTGGCCCCGGCGGTCGCGTTCAAGGCCGAGGCCATCGTCGCCCCCGCCGAGCTGATGGGGTACCTGGGGCGCGGCGTACACCACGGGCGCGTCTCGGACATGGCCTACCACAACAGCCTGATGGTGCAGCTCTGGTCCAGCCTGGCGAGCCGCGACACCCGCCTCTTTGCCGAGGCGCTGCGGGCTTTCCCGCCCAAGCCGACGAACACGACCTGGGGCGTCTATGTCCGCTGCCACGACGACATCGGCTGGGCGATCTCCGACGAGGACGCCGGCCGCGCGGGGCTAGGTGGTGCAGCACACCGCCACTTTCTCTCTGACTTCTACAGCGGCGAGTTTCCGGGGTCCTTCGCGCGGGGGCTGGTCTTCCAGCACAATCCGCAGACGGGGGACCGCCGCATCAGCGGGTCAGCGGCCAGCCTCGCCGGACTGGAAGCGGCGCTGGAGGCCGGGGACGCGGGCCGGGTGGACGACGCGGTGCGGCGCCTGCTGCTGCTGCACGCCGTCATCCTGGGCTTCGGCGGGGTGCCATTGCTGTATATGGGGGACGAGCTGGCGCTGCTCAACGACCACGGCTACGCCGACGTGCCCGACCACGCCGCCGACAACCGCTGGGTGCATCGCCCCCGCATGGACTGGGAGTTGGCGGAGCGGGTGCCGAGCGAGCCGGACACCCCGGCGGGCCGGGTCAATGCGGGGCTGCGGCACCTGATCGCCACCCGGCAGAGCCTGCCCCACCTGCACGCCAGCGTGGAGAGCGGGCCGATGCCCAGCCCCGACCACCGCATGCTGCTGCTGCGGCGCGACCATCCCCTCGGCGTGATGGTGCAGGCTTACAACTTCAGCGAGGCCGAGGTCGTGTTGCCCGCCTGGGCCTTGCGCGAGGTGCTGGGCGCGGAGGCGGTGGACGCGCTGACCGGGAGTCGCCTGCACCTTGACCGTCCTACGCTGCGGCTGGAGGGGTACCGGGCGCTGTGGCTGATGGCGACTTGA
- the proS gene encoding proline--tRNA ligase, with product MTKDGGKQDKKAQQYGVTPQSADFNDWYNEVVKKADLADNSPVAGAMVVRPYGTALWENIQRWLDDRFKATGHESLIFPTLIPMGFITKEADHVEGFAPELFTVSKIGTEELAEPYVMRPTSETIIGHMWAGWLNSYRDLPFLHYQWGSVFRAELRTKAFLRTSEFFWHEGHTAHADEAEARAEVRQQLDLYHEFCRDVLALPVVRGEKTASERFAGAVATYSIEGMMRDGKALQSGTSHYLGQNFSRAFDVKFQTREQKEEYAHTTSWAISSRIIGAIIMTHGDDFGLIMPPRIAPIQVVVIPVGRKDNFDQMVEEGEKLAAELRAGGLRVKVDKRDGVTNGFKYNDWELKGVPVRIELGPRDLEAGVVVVKNRHSEEKETLSRAEAVSGMAARLDAVHDWLLTRATDFMLSHTVTADDYGTFRQAIEDGNWVRAHHCGQPECEKAIKEDTKATARNVPLDDAEFFAEKESGPCVRCGQPGAYDKRVIFGRQY from the coding sequence ATGACGAAAGACGGCGGCAAGCAGGACAAGAAGGCGCAGCAATACGGCGTGACGCCCCAGAGCGCAGACTTCAACGACTGGTACAATGAGGTCGTCAAGAAGGCAGACCTGGCCGACAACTCCCCCGTCGCGGGCGCGATGGTCGTGCGGCCCTACGGCACGGCGCTGTGGGAGAACATTCAGCGCTGGCTCGACGACCGCTTCAAGGCGACCGGGCACGAGTCGCTGATCTTCCCTACCCTGATTCCGATGGGCTTTATCACCAAGGAAGCCGACCACGTGGAGGGCTTTGCACCCGAGCTGTTCACCGTGAGCAAGATCGGCACCGAGGAACTGGCCGAGCCCTACGTGATGCGCCCCACCAGTGAAACCATCATCGGGCACATGTGGGCGGGGTGGCTGAACTCCTACCGCGACCTCCCCTTCCTGCACTACCAGTGGGGCAGCGTGTTCCGCGCCGAGCTGCGGACCAAGGCCTTCCTGCGGACCTCCGAGTTTTTCTGGCACGAGGGGCACACCGCCCACGCGGATGAGGCGGAAGCCCGCGCCGAGGTCCGCCAGCAGCTTGACCTTTACCACGAGTTCTGCCGCGATGTGCTCGCACTCCCCGTCGTGCGCGGCGAGAAGACGGCCTCCGAGCGATTTGCCGGGGCGGTCGCCACCTACTCCATTGAGGGGATGATGCGCGACGGCAAGGCGCTGCAATCGGGCACCAGCCATTACCTGGGGCAAAACTTCTCCCGGGCCTTCGACGTGAAGTTCCAGACCCGCGAGCAAAAAGAGGAGTACGCGCACACCACGTCGTGGGCGATTTCCAGCCGGATTATCGGGGCGATCATCATGACGCACGGCGACGACTTTGGGCTGATCATGCCGCCGCGCATCGCGCCCATTCAGGTCGTGGTGATTCCGGTGGGCCGCAAGGACAACTTCGACCAGATGGTGGAGGAAGGCGAGAAGTTGGCGGCCGAACTTCGCGCCGGGGGCCTGCGCGTCAAGGTGGACAAGCGCGACGGCGTGACCAACGGCTTCAAGTACAACGACTGGGAACTCAAGGGCGTGCCCGTCCGCATCGAGCTGGGGCCGCGTGACCTGGAGGCGGGCGTGGTCGTCGTCAAGAACCGCCACAGCGAGGAGAAGGAGACGCTGAGCCGCGCCGAGGCGGTTTCGGGCATGGCGGCCCGCCTGGACGCCGTCCACGACTGGCTGCTCACCCGCGCGACCGACTTCATGCTCTCGCACACGGTGACGGCGGACGATTACGGCACCTTCCGGCAGGCCATCGAGGACGGGAACTGGGTCCGGGCGCACCACTGCGGGCAGCCCGAGTGCGAGAAGGCGATCAAGGAGGACACCAAGGCGACCGCCCGCAACGTGCCCCTCGACGACGCGGAGTTCTTCGCCGAGAAGGAAAGCGGCCCCTGCGTGCGCTGCGGGCAGCCGGGGGCGTATGACAAGCGGGTGATCTTCGGGCGGCAGTACTGA
- a CDS encoding sporulation protein yields MGFLKRMMAAVGVGGARVDARVQNPAVRVGESVSGVILVEGGSIEQKIERLNLGLATRYKSDDSYVTHTLFSQPVVPGFILQPGERKEYPFQLPVPAGTPLTLRGTAVWLVTDADIAGAADPGDTDQLQILPSREMEAVIGAAERLGFSLAGSEVEYHHGRIVQELSFRPPYGQYRIQELEMMMLPGSGGGLDVILEVDRRATGLASLFTSEFEQRGRWHVPAALLAGGPDAVARELAVRVQALA; encoded by the coding sequence ATGGGATTTCTGAAACGGATGATGGCGGCGGTCGGCGTCGGCGGAGCACGGGTGGACGCGCGGGTGCAGAACCCGGCGGTGCGGGTGGGTGAGAGTGTCTCGGGCGTGATCCTGGTCGAGGGCGGCAGCATCGAGCAGAAGATCGAGCGCCTGAACCTCGGCCTGGCGACCCGCTACAAGAGCGACGACAGCTACGTCACGCACACCCTCTTCTCGCAGCCGGTGGTGCCGGGCTTCATCCTCCAACCCGGCGAGCGCAAGGAATATCCCTTTCAGCTTCCCGTTCCTGCGGGCACCCCGCTGACCCTGCGCGGCACGGCGGTGTGGCTGGTCACCGACGCCGACATCGCGGGAGCGGCCGACCCCGGCGACACCGACCAGCTTCAGATTCTCCCCAGCCGCGAGATGGAGGCCGTGATCGGGGCCGCCGAGCGCCTGGGCTTCTCGCTGGCGGGCAGCGAGGTCGAGTACCACCACGGGCGCATCGTGCAGGAGCTGAGCTTCCGGCCCCCCTACGGGCAGTACCGGATTCAGGAGCTGGAGATGATGATGCTTCCGGGTTCGGGCGGCGGCCTCGACGTGATTCTGGAGGTGGACCGCCGCGCGACCGGCCTCGCCAGCCTCTTTACCTCCGAGTTCGAGCAGCGGGGGAGATGGCACGTGCCCGCCGCGCTGCTCGCCGGGGGGCCGGACGCGGTGGCCCGCGAGCTGGCGGTGCGGGTGCAGGCGCTGGCGTAG
- a CDS encoding amidohydrolase family protein, translated as MSAPADPHLPELLTADVLYTGVGGGHAPGGVVVSGGVIAATGDPVTLRANFPHARERRAGAVIAPPPVNAHTHLDMSAYDFQALPYFRWLPEVVIAQRHKRGVAGALAGAAALARQRTGAVGDIVWAADVMDALLPREDLTGVLYFEVLGTFPERADLIFAEVRDRVERWRQLERPGGLRVGLTPHTPFTVSHRLMRLTTEYAASEGLPLQIHVAEHPAEPELFRTGGGPLWEHRLPALYPRTFAEVIGREPEPDLTPVRYLDGLGVLRARPTLIHMVNVTPEDIARVAASGCAVVSCPRSNAHLDCGTFPWAAFAAAGVEIALGTDSVASGGSLNVRDEVAFARTRYPTLDPRVIVRAAVKGGHRVTGTRPPLLRRGDAWDERFVW; from the coding sequence ATGTCTGCCCCCGCCGACCCCCACCTCCCCGAGCTGCTCACCGCCGACGTGCTGTACACGGGCGTGGGGGGCGGGCACGCGCCGGGCGGGGTGGTGGTGTCCGGGGGGGTGATCGCGGCCACCGGGGACCCGGTCACCCTGCGGGCCAACTTTCCCCATGCCCGCGAGCGCCGGGCCGGGGCCGTGATCGCGCCGCCGCCGGTCAACGCGCACACCCACCTCGACATGAGCGCCTACGACTTTCAGGCGCTGCCCTACTTCCGCTGGCTGCCGGAGGTCGTGATCGCGCAGCGGCACAAACGCGGGGTGGCGGGGGCGCTTGCCGGAGCCGCTGCCCTCGCCCGGCAGAGAACGGGGGCTGTCGGCGACATCGTGTGGGCCGCCGATGTCATGGACGCGCTGCTCCCGCGTGAGGACCTGACCGGGGTGCTGTATTTCGAGGTGCTGGGCACCTTTCCCGAGCGAGCCGACCTGATCTTCGCGGAGGTGCGCGATCGGGTGGAGCGTTGGCGGCAGCTGGAGCGCCCCGGCGGGCTGCGGGTGGGCCTGACGCCGCACACGCCCTTCACGGTCAGCCACCGCCTGATGCGGCTGACGACCGAATACGCGGCGAGTGAGGGCCTCCCCCTCCAGATTCACGTCGCCGAGCACCCCGCCGAACCCGAACTTTTCCGCACCGGGGGCGGACCGCTGTGGGAGCACCGCCTCCCGGCCCTGTACCCACGCACCTTCGCGGAGGTGATCGGGCGGGAACCGGAGCCGGATCTGACTCCGGTGCGGTACCTCGACGGCCTCGGCGTGCTGCGGGCGCGGCCCACCCTGATTCATATGGTGAACGTGACCCCGGAGGACATTGCGCGGGTGGCCGCCTCGGGCTGCGCGGTGGTGAGCTGCCCGCGCTCCAACGCGCACCTCGACTGCGGCACCTTTCCCTGGGCGGCGTTCGCGGCAGCGGGGGTGGAGATCGCGCTGGGCACCGATTCGGTCGCCAGCGGCGGCAGCCTCAACGTGCGGGACGAGGTGGCCTTCGCCCGCACCCGCTACCCCACCCTGGACCCGCGCGTGATCGTCCGGGCCGCCGTCAAGGGGGGGCACCGGGTCACCGGCACGCGCCCGCCCCTGCTGCGGCGCGGGGACGCCTGGGACGAGCGCTTCGTCTGGTGA
- the rpmE gene encoding 50S ribosomal protein L31 → MKKDIHPKAVPTKIIYQGKVVMETLSTRPEIHVDVWSGVHPFWTGEERFVDTEGRVDKFNKRFGDSYRTKKK, encoded by the coding sequence ATGAAGAAAGACATCCACCCCAAGGCCGTGCCCACCAAGATCATCTACCAGGGCAAGGTCGTTATGGAAACCCTCAGCACCCGTCCCGAGATTCACGTGGACGTGTGGAGCGGTGTGCACCCCTTCTGGACCGGCGAGGAGCGCTTCGTCGACACCGAGGGCCGCGTGGACAAGTTCAACAAGCGCTTCGGCGACAGCTACCGCACCAAGAAGAAGTGA
- a CDS encoding GNAT family N-acetyltransferase — MSIRPFQPEDRAACLALFDSNMPEFFLPHERAEFGQWLGQPFDSGEYGEYFVLEHRGQVMACGGVWLDPQNSGRPAGLSWGMVARKAHRRGYGSALLQFRLKRLRALGATEIHLDTSQHSAPFFARSGFREVRRVPDGYGPGLDRVDMVARLAP, encoded by the coding sequence ATGTCCATCCGCCCCTTTCAACCGGAGGACCGCGCCGCTTGCCTGGCTCTCTTTGACTCCAACATGCCCGAGTTCTTTCTCCCGCACGAGCGGGCGGAGTTCGGGCAATGGCTGGGGCAGCCCTTCGACTCCGGCGAGTACGGGGAATACTTCGTCCTGGAGCACCGGGGGCAGGTCATGGCCTGCGGCGGCGTGTGGCTGGATCCCCAGAACAGCGGGCGTCCGGCGGGCCTGAGCTGGGGCATGGTCGCGCGGAAAGCCCACCGCCGGGGGTACGGCTCGGCGCTCCTCCAGTTTCGGCTGAAGCGGCTGCGGGCGCTGGGGGCCACCGAAATCCACCTCGACACGTCGCAGCACAGCGCCCCCTTCTTCGCCCGCTCCGGCTTCCGGGAGGTGCGGCGGGTGCCGGACGGGTACGGGCCGGGGTTGGACCGGGTGGATATGGTGGCGCGGCTGGCCCCGTGA
- a CDS encoding GNAT family N-acetyltransferase translates to MNTYTIETPTLDTLSDYLALHPDPLDVAKRLPILRENVAAGRVRLENVLVLCSERGIEGTALISAAPQVPVFPRFRPDVAPAGMTALAHALRERAEPERKLLLQDDLAPLHQSDAVLVAGWVSDAPVHMMYETDLQARPYSVVSGAVEGGDELRQRPDIAALMDTLGHSDWEWAEGWTLVALSDASGQPIALGAFGPSTRPGRANLNMIGVHPSARGQGYGTRLHAHLLARAAESFAMHGGGTEQGNHAMRRIFEKNGSRHVATQMYFRPA, encoded by the coding sequence TTGAACACGTACACGATTGAAACGCCCACGCTGGACACGCTCTCCGACTATCTCGCGCTGCACCCCGACCCGCTGGACGTGGCAAAGCGTCTCCCCATCCTGCGCGAGAACGTCGCGGCGGGCCGGGTTCGGCTGGAGAATGTGCTGGTCCTGTGCTCCGAACGGGGCATAGAGGGCACGGCCCTGATCTCAGCCGCCCCACAGGTGCCCGTCTTTCCCCGCTTTCGCCCGGACGTGGCCCCGGCAGGGATGACAGCGCTGGCCCACGCTCTCCGCGAACGCGCCGAGCCGGAGCGGAAGCTGCTGCTTCAGGACGACCTCGCGCCGCTGCATCAGTCTGATGCCGTGCTGGTGGCTGGCTGGGTCAGTGATGCCCCCGTCCATATGATGTACGAGACCGACCTCCAGGCCCGTCCCTACTCTGTTGTTTCGGGGGCGGTGGAGGGTGGCGACGAGTTACGGCAGCGCCCTGACATTGCCGCGCTGATGGACACCCTCGGCCACTCGGACTGGGAATGGGCAGAGGGTTGGACACTGGTGGCCCTCTCCGACGCTTCCGGGCAGCCCATCGCCCTGGGAGCTTTCGGCCCCAGCACCCGCCCCGGCCGGGCCAACCTGAACATGATTGGCGTCCACCCCAGCGCACGCGGCCAGGGGTATGGCACCCGCCTGCACGCGCACCTGCTGGCCCGCGCCGCCGAGTCATTTGCCATGCATGGGGGCGGCACCGAGCAGGGCAACCACGCCATGCGCCGCATCTTTGAGAAAAACGGCAGCCGCCACGTCGCCACCCAGATGTATTTCCGGCCTGCCTGA
- a CDS encoding DUF2171 domain-containing protein has product MTQNDAGEITRRIEQDLRERLEAQGEHMQVKDVNGEHVGTVDHVEGDQLKLTRTDSPDGQHHYVPLSQVESMDDVAVYLNVERSAVQ; this is encoded by the coding sequence ATGACCCAGAACGACGCCGGAGAGATCACCCGCCGCATTGAGCAGGACCTGCGCGAGCGCCTGGAAGCCCAGGGCGAGCATATGCAGGTCAAGGACGTGAACGGCGAGCATGTCGGCACCGTGGACCACGTGGAGGGCGACCAGCTCAAGCTAACCCGCACCGACAGCCCCGACGGGCAGCACCACTACGTTCCCCTCTCCCAGGTGGAGAGCATGGACGACGTGGCGGTGTATCTGAACGTCGAACGCAGCGCCGTGCAGTAA
- the rpmI gene encoding 50S ribosomal protein L35: MPKMKTKKSMTRRVKVTATGKVMAFKSGKRHQNTGKSGDEIRGKGKGFVLAKSEWARMKLGLVAGRK; the protein is encoded by the coding sequence ATGCCCAAGATGAAGACCAAAAAGAGCATGACCCGCCGGGTGAAGGTCACGGCCACCGGCAAGGTCATGGCGTTCAAGAGTGGCAAACGCCACCAGAACACCGGCAAGAGCGGCGACGAGATTCGCGGCAAGGGCAAGGGCTTTGTCCTCGCCAAGAGCGAGTGGGCCCGCATGAAGCTCGGGCTCGTTGCTGGGAGGAAGTGA
- the ppgK gene encoding polyphosphate--glucose phosphotransferase: MSVILGIDIGGSGIKGAPVDTRTGQLTAERHRIPTPAGARPDDVKEVVAELVRHFGHEGPVGVTFPGVVQHGKTLSAANVDDAWIGLDADALFTQATGRDVYLVNDADAAGIAEAQFGAARDVPGVAFVLTFGTGIGSALIHNGVLVPNTELGHLRLKGDKHAESWASDRARERDDLNWKNWAKRVSTYLQHLEHLFSPELFVIGGGVSKRAEKWQPHLQTARTKVVPAALLNDSGIVGAAMMAAGRHHGELTPEPS, from the coding sequence ATGAGCGTGATCCTGGGCATCGATATCGGCGGCAGCGGCATCAAGGGTGCGCCCGTGGACACGCGGACGGGGCAGCTCACGGCCGAGCGGCACCGCATTCCCACTCCTGCGGGCGCCCGGCCCGACGACGTGAAGGAGGTGGTGGCCGAACTCGTGCGGCACTTCGGGCATGAGGGGCCGGTGGGCGTGACCTTTCCCGGCGTCGTGCAGCACGGCAAGACCCTGAGTGCGGCCAACGTGGACGACGCCTGGATCGGGCTGGACGCCGACGCCCTCTTTACCCAGGCCACCGGGCGCGACGTGTACCTCGTCAACGACGCGGACGCCGCCGGAATCGCGGAAGCGCAGTTCGGGGCCGCGCGGGACGTGCCCGGTGTGGCGTTCGTGCTGACCTTCGGCACCGGGATCGGCAGTGCGCTGATACATAACGGGGTGCTGGTGCCCAACACGGAACTTGGGCACCTGCGGCTCAAGGGTGACAAGCACGCCGAGAGCTGGGCCTCCGACCGTGCCCGCGAGCGCGACGACCTGAACTGGAAGAACTGGGCCAAGCGCGTCAGCACCTATCTTCAGCACCTCGAACACCTCTTCTCGCCCGAGCTGTTCGTGATCGGCGGGGGGGTCAGCAAGCGGGCCGAGAAGTGGCAGCCCCACCTCCAGACCGCCCGCACGAAGGTGGTCCCCGCCGCCCTCCTGAACGACTCCGGCATCGTCGGCGCGGCGATGATGGCCGCCGGGCGTCACCACGGGGAGCTGACCCCGGAACCCTCCTGA